The sequence ATCCATCGGGGTGTAGTAGAACTTCAGCGCTTCGTGCTCGCGCTTCTCTTGTTTCGGCTGTGCGTTGCGTTCGTCGTCGCGCATGAACGGGTGCGGGCGCGAATGGAAAATGGTGCGAAAGGGGGCAGCGTCGGATCCGCTGTGCTACGCCTTCATCGGCGCCGTTTTCGACTTGCGGGTCGCGTCGTCGGCTTTGGCACCGGGCGCTTCTACGATGAAATTCGGCGTCTTCGGCTTCTCAAGCTGACCGGGGAACTTGCTGCTGTTCTCGTGCACGATCGGTGCGCGCTCGACCAGCGGGCCGTCGGTGTAATCCTGCAGCACCGAGTACTCGTTACGGATTTTCTCCTGGATGTCCATTAGTGCGTGCAGGACGGCTTCCGGCCGCGGCGGACATCCGGGGATGTAGACATCGACCGGCAGGAAGTTGTCGATACCCTGAACGACGCCGTAGCAGCGGTGCATCCCGCCCGTCGACGCGCAGGCTCCCATCGCGATGCACCACTTCGGATCCGGCATCTGGTCCCAGACGCGGCGGATCGCGTGGCTCATTTTGTAGGAGCACCAGCCGGCGACGATCATCAGGTCGGCCTGACGGGGAGAGAACCGCATGGCCTCACTCCCGAAGCGTGCCGCATCGTACTTCGGTCCGGCAAACGCCATCATCTCGATCGCGCAACAGGCCAACCCCATAGGCATCGGCATCAGCGAGTTGGAGCGCGCCCAGTTGAGAACCGCATCGACGCGTGTGGTGAAAAAGCCCTCACCACCGGACGGAGTCATTCCAGCCATGATAATATCTGCATTGGTGTAAATATCGGCGCCTGCTTGTACGACACCGCATGACCCGAAGATGCATGAGCAGGTCGAATTCGGGGCAACCGTGCGATGCGTTCGGTTCCCGGCGGACGGGCCGGGTGCGGCGATGAAAATCTCGGCGTGGGGGGTGAAAGCGAAGGGGGCGCCGTTGGAAAACGAGGGGATCCGTTGCGCCAGACCGCTTCCGGCCCTGAGCACTGCTGGTATGGTCAGTGCCGTTTCCCTGTTTCAGCCAAGAGTGAAACGAGATCGGCCATTACACGGCCTATTCACGGACTGCTG comes from Longibacter salinarum and encodes:
- a CDS encoding NADH-quinone oxidoreductase subunit B, which gives rise to MAGMTPSGGEGFFTTRVDAVLNWARSNSLMPMPMGLACCAIEMMAFAGPKYDAARFGSEAMRFSPRQADLMIVAGWCSYKMSHAIRRVWDQMPDPKWCIAMGACASTGGMHRCYGVVQGIDNFLPVDVYIPGCPPRPEAVLHALMDIQEKIRNEYSVLQDYTDGPLVERAPIVHENSSKFPGQLEKPKTPNFIVEAPGAKADDATRKSKTAPMKA